ATGGGTCAGTGATGAAATTTGCATACATATAGAGTTAAACAGAGGTTTCTACTATCTGCAATGCATTTCTTTTGTATGTATCTCTGTACATAAATTAAACATAATAATGCTTTATCTTTTGAATTCATAAAAGGACTTTTTATTTACATCTACTCTAATATACatacagcaattttttttccctGCAAGGAATTTTTTCTCTTAATACTGAGACTCCAAATATTATTTAAAAGGGGATTGGATCCACCTAACAGCATAAGGAAATAACATTTTATTGCACAGGTTTTCTGGCTCATGCTAGTGCTATATATCAAAGCAAAACTGTATTAAACAAGGCTTCCCCTTTGTGGTTTTAGACAGCTTGCGTCCTCCATGTACTCCTTGTTTCTCTGAGTGATCTGTCATAAGGTAGAGTAGCAAAAAAAGAATTTTTCAACTGACAGTTAATAAAGAGCACAATTATTATCACAGTCAAAAGCAGGAAGAAAAACAGAACAACGTAAGTCACCAGATCTGGCTTATTTATTTCCCCTTCTTTTAACACCCTGGCTGTTGACATATAAAACGCGGAGGAGCTTACTGGTCTCTGCGTGCTGTTCAGGTAGGGGGTGTTGGTCTGAATGATTAGGTGAGCTTCAGTGGCACTGGTTGAATTTAACAATTCACTATACATGTTCTTGCTTAAATTTTCTTCCCCTGTAGGTGTATCAGAAGGGAGCAAAAGTGTCAGTCGTTGGTGTGGGAAAGGACTGTTCCCATTTGTAACGGGCTGAAATCCAGCCACATACTGTATAAACGTAAATGCAGCAATTCAGTTCACTTACATCGCTCAGTGAGTTTGCTTCTTTCAGTCTCCCTGGATCACATTTACATCATTAATCCTCAAATagtaatcagaaaaaaatgtgtaaatatatatctatatatatacctCTTGTTCGGGCACTTGCTCTCTCAGACAAAACCAGGGCTTATGCCAAATGGACTGGGTCTTCTGTGTGAACTGAACTGGTTATCTGGGATGAGTTGACAGGATCTTCTTAATTTTCCTGGGAGTGGAATGTGGCAGCCTCCCGTGCATAGAAACAAGACTCTCCTCTTTAACAAAACCCTGTACTGTAAGCCAAACAGAGAAGAAGAAATGCTTTGTATAGCAGCACTTGCTTGTTTTGAAGGGAAGGCACAACAGATTTCCAGGTGATTATCTGAAGAGCGATGCACACAAATCCAGTGTTAAATAAGGTCCACGTCCACCAAAAGAAGCAGCTTCCTCTTTGACATCTAGTTGAATTCGCAGTTGCAATTCCCTCCCTCTGGGAACTCCTCACTGCTGGAATGCTGGTTCTTTGTAGCATTAGTTGACTTTCTTGATCTGTTAATTGTGCACTGTGCAGCTAGCACTGAGAAGCTTTCGCTTTCTGGATTCGCTTTTTCAGttgctttaaagaaaaaaaaaagcctcctttgtttaaaacaaaaataagttctTAGCTCTGTCGAAGCCTCTTCCTCACCCCTGCTCCAGCTAAGCTGTTAGCTGGAACTGGGATCTGGGCATAAATATGTGAAACGTGACTTTTCCCTTTAAACAGACACTCCACCACAGCGTCACTTGCTACTATGTGAAGGGAAGAATTACACAGTGGTGCTGAATGCTTCTTGCAGTGACTTGATGCTAAAAGGGAAGAGATCTCATGATAGATCCTCATGAGTTTCAAGGCTCTGGGTGGAAAGCTagacatggggaggaggggtcgGAAACAAAGCAAAAGTaaattgcatcagagtctctctctctctctcttccttggaCTTTTGTTATTAAAATGGGTCTCTCTAGGGTAAAtaagaaaatgtctttttttttctacATAGTCCCCAGCACCCTCTACACCCTGACAATTAGCATGTTAATTCTTTTTCATCAAATTACTTATATACTGCCATtagctgctggctggctgccagctccccttAGCAATCCCTCACTTCAATACATCAGATAAACATGGGTAATACTTTATTGTAACCATCAGAACTCAAAAATGGGAAGAGGGAGCATTTGTTATCTTGAGAGAGGACACTATGAACCACTCTCTTCACCCTCAGGACACGGATACAAGCAATCCTTAGAGCAGCTTATGAAGATTTTTTTATCACATTCCAATTCTGGATGGTTAAGCGTTTTAATTACCATAATAAAATAATTCTGCCTTAAAAGAGAGGAAATGTAAAAGGAGGAATCTTATGtacaatgattttttaaaaaagtttctgtTCAGGAAAAGAGATTGATTTAGGCCCTGATATTCATTGAGGCACTTAAGCACCTGCTGAACTTTAAGCACCTGGATAAGCCCATCTACTTCAATGGGACCTCTTTTGtacttaaaattaggcacatgcttaagacTCTTTGTACACATACCCCTCACTCTGGCCTTGAGTCAGCAGTCTGTCTCttttcagtaaagcacttaagcatgtgcttaactttcagcCTGTGTTGAAGGCCCATTAACTtccctgggaccagcacttccaCAGGAGGCCCGTGTTGCTCGAGGGTGTATGGACATTAGTCTTTATTCATCCATTCAGGGGTGAATCATTTCTTTTTCTACATGGCCTGTTTTGAAAAAGTGCTAAATTTCTTTCTCtattgtcaggtttcagagtagcagccgtgttagtctgtatccgcaaaaagaagaacaggagtacttgtggcaccttagatgctctaataaatttgttagtctctaaggtgccacaagtactcctgttcttcttttttctctatTGTGTTTGCCGCCCAGGAGCCATAGACAGGTCATCcagagggggcagggcatgggctgAACACCCCTGGTTCCAGCACCTACGCTCTCCCAAGTAAACAGCATTGTAGGGGAATGCATTTGCTCTCCCTGGTCAGCTCTTCTCAACCACGGGCCTGATGGACTGTGTCCTATCTGCTAATTTCCTCCTATCTAGCGCGGTAGGAGTTGAACTGAACTCTGcctagctgcctctttctctctctaaaaaaaacaaccaaaaaacgaGCTGGGGAAATGAGAGACGCCTCTGGGGCGCCGAATTAGACAAATGAAATGGAGAAAGTTTTAATGCTGCATCAGTCTGAAAAAGTATTAGTTATAAATAGCTCCTTTAAAAAATGTTACcaagcctttaaaaaaacaaacaaaaaaaaaacaccccagcaCAATGCACAAGTGTAAACGTCATCACAGTGGGAAACAAAAGTAATGGATGCATTTTAGTccagtttaaaaatgtgttttcatgACTGTTTCGAGGTGTTCTGCTTATTACTCAGAGGCATAAGGTGGTGGTAGAGGTGGGACTTGTCCAGCACTGCCTCAGCTGCTGTCTGTCTCTTGCATGCAGCATGCCAGGGGGCAGCTCAACCGGTGCATTGTGGGACTGCACCAAGAAGACCAGTTGCACTCCTGCCTCAGCAAGCTCAGTGTTTGCTCGCTACACTGTCTGGTGGACCCCAGTGCTGCGTGCTGGGCGAGTCAAAGCGGTGGTGTGAACCAATATAAGCATTTTCTGTGTGGGCCCCAAAGGATGGCACAGCCATGCCAGCGGGTGGTTCATATAAACAAACTTTGTGTCCTGAgaacagggtcggctccaggccccaggggggagggatagctcagtggtttgagcattggcctgctaaacccagggttgtgagttcaatccttgagggggccacttagggatctggggcaaaatcagtacttggtcctgctagtgaaggcagggggctggactcgatgacctctgggggtc
This Chrysemys picta bellii isolate R12L10 chromosome 8, ASM1138683v2, whole genome shotgun sequence DNA region includes the following protein-coding sequences:
- the SMIM32 gene encoding small integral membrane protein 32 yields the protein MYSELLNSTSATEAHLIIQTNTPYLNSTQRPVSSSAFYMSTARVLKEGEINKPDLVTYVVLFFFLLLTVIIIVLFINCQLKNSFFATLPYDRSLRETRSTWRTQAV